The Leptospira koniambonensis sequence ATCCCCGCCTCTTTGCACATCGAATAGAAATCTAAATTGTTTTTTGCGGAGAAGTTCCCCTGGAAGTAGATCCTTAAGTGCAGTGGAGCCAATATCCTTACCGGAAATTCCATCCGTAAAAGATTCTTCCATATAGACAGTTTTTTCTTCCAAATCTTCTGCCTGTAATTTTTGTCCCTTACGGATCTCTTTTTTGGCGAAAAGTGCGTTCGTTCTTCTTTCCAATTTAAATTTGATCCTTTGGGTATGGACTTTTCTATTCTCGAAATAAAAATCCAAAGAAGCAACAACTTGTCCTGGATGGATGACTTGAGGAAGACCTGCCCATTTCAATTCCACACCTTGGCTTGGAACAAATCTGTCTCCGCCCAAATAGGAAATTTTAAAATCCCCTTCTCTATCCTGAGGAAGTTTGGAAACTTCTTTTTTAAGGCTTTCTTCTAAGTCTTCCGGATCCAATTCAGAATCTAAAGGTAATACTAATGTTTCTTTTCCAGAAACTGGAGTTCCTGCCAAAACTTCTTTTAAACTTTCTGGACGGATCACTGTAGGTGCATTTAGATTTCTTAATACAACCTTATCTTTCATTCCGTCCGGAAGTTTTGCGATCTCAGACAGTAGGACTTCTTTCTTTTGGGTTATAAGTTTTCCGCGTAAATAAACCGCTTCCATTCCTTCTATCCTTCCTAAACCGGATACAAATAGTCCGGTCAAGATAGATAACGAAATGTAATAGCGGAAACTCATATTAATTAACGTTTCAGTCCGATTGCAGTAGATAACATGTTATCGGAAGTCTGGATGGCTTTAGAATTAGATTCATAAGCTCTTTGAGCCACGATCATATTCACCATCTCTTCTACGATTTTAACGTTAGACATCTCTAAGAATCCTTGCAGAACATTCCCAAAACCTTCCATACCAGGAGTTCCAGGAATTTCGGGACCGGAAGCAACAGTCTCTTGGAATAAGTTTTTACCGATCGCTTGGAGACCCGCAGGGTTCACGAAACGATAAAGTTCCACCTGACCGATCACAGTGGGACGGATATCCGCTCCAATCTTAACTGTAACTTCTCCCTGCTCTGAGATCATCAGAGTGTTTAGGATTGCTCCTTCTGGAAGAATAAGAGGCGGCTCCAACAAATACCCGTTAGATGTAACTACTTGTTGGTTAGAATCTATTTTATAAGAACCGTCACGAGTGAATGCAAAACTTCCGTCAGGCATTTGGATCTTGAAAAATCCCATCTCACTTGTGATCGCAAGGTCCAACTTGTTACCTGTTGCTTGGAAGGAACCGATCTCGAATAATTTCTGAGAAGCAGCTGCCCTCACCCCGTGACCCACATTCACACCTGTAGGAATTTCGCTCACGGAAGTAGCAGGAGTTCCTGCCAAAACCATATGTTGGTAAACTAAGTCCTCAAAATCCGCGCGGTTCTTTTTGAAACCGGTGGTATTCACGTTTGCCAAGTTGTTGGAAATAGTATCTATATGAAATTGCTGAGCGATCATTCCGGTCGCGGCAGTCCAAAGGGAACGCATCATTTGAGTTTATACCTCGATCCCTTAACCTATCGGCCAATCCCCAAAAATCCTCAGGGTAAATAAGGATTTTTGAGACAAAATACAGGTTTTTAGGAAGATGTAGGAACTACTTCAGATTCCGGAAAACAACACAGCGATTTGAATTTGTGCCCTTTTCGTTATTGGAAACATTCCAGCAATTGGCAAGTTTCGTGAACTTCTGATCGTTAATATATGTATTTTCCCAAACAAGGCCGGTGGATTCCGCACATTTGATCACATATTCGTCCAAGTTGAAGACTGTTTTACCTTTTCGAACTTCTCCTACTTCCATGACCACTGTTCCGCCGGGTTTTACTACTCTGGAAAGTTCTGCCAAGGTTCCTTGGATAAATTCACACCAACCTGCAAGAGTTGCGAATATACTTGGTTTCTGGTCCTTCTCCAGTTCAATATC is a genomic window containing:
- the flgG gene encoding flagellar basal-body rod protein FlgG yields the protein MMRSLWTAATGMIAQQFHIDTISNNLANVNTTGFKKNRADFEDLVYQHMVLAGTPATSVSEIPTGVNVGHGVRAAASQKLFEIGSFQATGNKLDLAITSEMGFFKIQMPDGSFAFTRDGSYKIDSNQQVVTSNGYLLEPPLILPEGAILNTLMISEQGEVTVKIGADIRPTVIGQVELYRFVNPAGLQAIGKNLFQETVASGPEIPGTPGMEGFGNVLQGFLEMSNVKIVEEMVNMIVAQRAYESNSKAIQTSDNMLSTAIGLKR
- the flgA gene encoding flagellar basal body P-ring formation chaperone FlgA; amino-acid sequence: MSFRYYISLSILTGLFVSGLGRIEGMEAVYLRGKLITQKKEVLLSEIAKLPDGMKDKVVLRNLNAPTVIRPESLKEVLAGTPVSGKETLVLPLDSELDPEDLEESLKKEVSKLPQDREGDFKISYLGGDRFVPSQGVELKWAGLPQVIHPGQVVASLDFYFENRKVHTQRIKFKLERRTNALFAKKEIRKGQKLQAEDLEEKTVYMEESFTDGISGKDIGSTALKDLLPGELLRKKQFRFLFDVQRGGDVNLVYTKGNLVVKSKTKALSSGNIGEIVDVSSHSKEGKISARVVEKGTVLLEN